Sequence from the Salinicoccus sp. Bachu38 genome:
CGTATTCAATCTGAGGAGACGTTCGTACTCTATGGCTATGCGCCGATATGTGCAAACTGCCAGATTGCGGAAAGGATGCTCGATATCGTCTCGGAAATGAAGGGAGTTTCATATACTTCCATGAATTTGAACTATCATAAGGACCTCATAGAAACGTATGAGATCAGATCGGCGCCCGCACTGCTACTGTTCAGGGAGGGCAAGCTGGTCCGGGAAGTATATGCATTCCAGTCCGTACCCCATCTGACGGAAGTGTTCGATGAATTCCTTGTTGACGAATAGGGATGCGGATGATAGTATTATTAACAATCTAATAATGAAACTCTTATCAAGAGTGGTGGAGGGAAGTGCCCGACGAAACCACGGCAACCGTCTTTGTGACAAGGTGCCAATTCACTGATCGATTGATCGAAGATGAGAGGCTGATGGATAAAACCGGTGCCTGCTCAACTTTTGAGTGGGCTTTTTATTTAGCGGAGCGGAAAATGCACGACTTTTCCAATATACAAGTCAGGGTGAAACGTATGATCGATATAAGGAAAGCAACGAAAATTTTCAAGACGAAGAACAATACCATCCAGGCCGTGGATGATGTCAACCTTCATATCAGGGAAGGGGAGATATTCGGCGTCATCGGCTATTCGGGAGCAGGCAAATCCACGCTGATCAGAATGCTGAACGGCCTGGAACAGCCCTCCTCGGGCGAAGTGGTGATTGGTGAAGATGTCATCAGTTCGATGACTCGGTCGAATCTGCTCAGGAAACGCCAGAAGGTCTCCATGATCTTCCAGCATTTCAACCTGCTCTGGTCGAGGACCGTCGCCGACAACATCAGCTTCCCACTGGAGATCGCCGGTGTGCCGAAGAAGGAGCGTGCGCGCCGTGTGGCGGAACTGGTGGAGCTTGTCGGCCTCACGGGGCGTGAAGACAACTATCCAAGCCAGCTTTCGGGTGGACAGAAGCAGCGGGTCGGCATTGCGAGGGCGCTCTCCAACAGGCCCGAAGTGCTCCTTTGTGATGAGGCGACGAGTGCGCTCGATCCTGAAACGACGGATGAGGTGCTCGACCTGCTGGTAAAAATACGTGATGAAATGGATCTGACCATCGTCCTCATCACGCATGAGATGCATGTCATCCGCAAGATATGCGACCGGGCGGCAGTGATGGAGAACGGCCGGGTCGTGGAGACCGGACCGGTGATAAAGCTGTTCCAGAATCCGGAGCATGGCGTGACGAAACGCTTTGTCAAAGATGACATCAACGATGAGGAGACGGCCCTGTCATTCGAGGAGGTCAGGGAGATGTTCCCGACTTCGAAAATACTCAAGCTCGGCTTTGTCGGTTCACAGTCGAAAGCGCCGATCGTCTCGCAGGTCGTCAAGAAATACAATCTCGACCTGAACATCCTTTCGGGCAACATCAAGCGGACGAATAATGAGTCCTATGGCCACCTGTATGTGGCGATCGATATTGATGATGCGGACCTTGAAAGCCTGGAGAAGGAACTGGCTGAGCATGCTGTGACAGTGGAGGTGGAAGGATGAGCGAATTCATCAATGCGTTCGCCGAGATGTTCTCATTTGAAAATGTCAAATGGGATGAT
This genomic interval carries:
- a CDS encoding thioredoxin family protein, which translates into the protein MMKEPKTIDITSRIQSEETFVLYGYAPICANCQIAERMLDIVSEMKGVSYTSMNLNYHKDLIETYEIRSAPALLLFREGKLVREVYAFQSVPHLTEVFDEFLVDE
- a CDS encoding methionine ABC transporter ATP-binding protein, whose product is MIDIRKATKIFKTKNNTIQAVDDVNLHIREGEIFGVIGYSGAGKSTLIRMLNGLEQPSSGEVVIGEDVISSMTRSNLLRKRQKVSMIFQHFNLLWSRTVADNISFPLEIAGVPKKERARRVAELVELVGLTGREDNYPSQLSGGQKQRVGIARALSNRPEVLLCDEATSALDPETTDEVLDLLVKIRDEMDLTIVLITHEMHVIRKICDRAAVMENGRVVETGPVIKLFQNPEHGVTKRFVKDDINDEETALSFEEVREMFPTSKILKLGFVGSQSKAPIVSQVVKKYNLDLNILSGNIKRTNNESYGHLYVAIDIDDADLESLEKELAEHAVTVEVEG